The genomic DNA tcttagaaaatctCAAtctccaagactgaaccaggaagaaatagaaattatgaacaacccagttaTAAGCCCttaaattgaagctgtgatcaaaagtcttccaaaaaacaaaagcccaggaccagacggcttcacaggagaattctatcaaacatttacagaagagctaatgcctatccttctaaaactctttcaaaaaattacagaggaaggaacacttccaaactcattctatgaggccaccatcaccttgataccaaaaccaaagacaacacagaaaaagaaaactacaggccaatatcactgatgaagtgaagtgaagtgaagtgaagtcttgcatcactgatgaatatagatgcaaaaatcctcaacaaaattttagcagacagaattcaacaacacaaaaagctcatacactatgatcaactTGGGTTTTTTCcaagaatgcaaggattcttcaatatatgcaaatcaatcaatgtgatataccacattaacaaattgaaatataaaaaccatatgataataggtgcagaaaaagcctttggcaaaattcagcacccatttatgattaaaactcttcaaaaaatgggcatagaagaaacctacctcaacacagtaaCACAAGGCCATATATAAGtcaacagcaaacattattctcaatggtgaaaaattgaaagcattccccgtaagataaggaacaagacaagggtgtgcactttcaccactattattcaacatagtcctGGAAGTCCTCGcttcagcaatcagagaagaaaaagaaataaaaggaatccagattggaaaagaagaagtaaagttctcactgtttgcagatgacatgatactgtacatagaaaaccctgaagatagtatcagaaaattactaaagctattcagtgaatttagcaaagttgtaggatacaaaatcaatacacagaaatcacttgtatctctctatactaacaatgaaaaatcagaaagagaaattaaggaatcaatcccattcaccattgcaacaaaaagaattaaatatctaggaataaacttacctaaggagacaaaagaactgtacacacaaaattataagacactgatgaaagaaatcaaagatgacataaacagatagagaggtattccatgttcctgggttcatttcagttcagttcagtcactcagtcgtgtccgactctttgcgaccctatgaatcgcagcacaccaggcctccctgtccatcaccaactcccggagttcactcagactcacgtccatcgagtcagtgatgccatccagccatctcatcctctgtcgtccccttctcctcctgcctccaatgcctcccaacatcagagtcttttccaatgagtcaactcttcacatgaggtggccaaagtactggagtttcagctttagcatcattccttccaaagaaatcccagggctgatctccttcagaatggactggttggatctccttgcagtccaagggactctcaagagtcttctccaacaccacagttcaaaagcatcaattcttcggtgctcagctttctttacagtccaactctcacatccatacatgaccacaggaaaaaccatagccttgactagaaggacctttgttggcaaagtaatgtctctgcttttgaatatgctatctaggttggtcataacttttcttccaaggagtaagtgtcttttaatttcatggctgcagtcaccatctgcagtgattttggagcccagaaaaataaagtctgacactgttttcactgttttcccatctacttcccatgaaatgatggggccagatgccaagatcttcgttttctgaatgttgagctttaagccaacttgttcactctccactttcactttcctcaatcaatattgtgaaaatgactatacagcctaatgcaatctacagattcagtgcaatccctatcaaattaccaatggcatttttcacagaactagaacaaaaattttcacaattcatatggaaacacaaaagaccctgaatagtcaaaacagccttgagaaagaagaatggagctggaggaatcaacctttctgacttcagattatactacaaagctacagtcatcaagagagtatggcactggcacaaaaatagaaatatagaccaatggaacaagatagaaagcccagaaataaacccatgcacctatgggtaccttatttttgacaaaggaggcaagaatatacaatggggcaaagacatcctcttcaataaatggtgctgggaaaactggacagctatgtgtaaaagaataaaattagaacacttcctaacaccatacacaaagacaaattcaaaatggattaaagacctaaatgttaagaccagaaactataaaacccttataggaaaacataggcagaacactcaatgacataaatcaaagcaagatcctctatgacccacctcctagagtaacagaaataaaatcaaaagtaaacaagtgggatctgattaaacttaaaagcttttgcacagcaaaggaaactaagcaAAGTggaaagacaaccttcagaatgggagaaaagaatagcCAATTAAACAACTGAccaaggattaatttccaaaatatacaagcagctcatacaactcaatgccagaaaaacaaacaacccaatcaaaaagtgggaaaaatatctaaacagacatttctccaaggaagacatacagatggctaacacacatgaaaagatgcttaacatcactcattattagagaaatgcaaatcaaaaccacaatgagatatcacctcacactgttcagaatggccgtcatcaaaaagtctacaaacaacaaatgctggaaagggtgtggagaaaagggaacactcttgcattgttggtggaaatgtaaattgatacagccactatggaagatggtatggagattccttaaaaaactaggaataaaaccaccatatgacccagcaatcccactcctaggcatataccctaaggaagCCAaacattgttcactgcagcactatttacaacagctagaacatggaagcaacctagatgtccatcgacagatgaatggataaaggaattgtggtacatatacagaatggaatattactcagccatataaaggaacacatttgagtcagtcctgaAGAGGTGCATGAacatagaacctattatacagagtgaagtaagtcagaaagagaaagataaatatcgtattctaacgcacatatacagaatctagaaaatttctagatttttagaataaaaattccttcagtaaaaaagaagaaattatttacaaGGCAgcgatggagaaacagacagagaatcgacttatggacatggggagaggggaggagagggtgagatgtatggacagagtaacatggaaacttacatcaccatacataaaatagatagccaacaggaatttgctatatggctcaggaaactcaaacaggggttctgtatcaaacctagaggggtgggatggggagggagatgggagggaagttcaaaagggagggaatatatatatacctatggctgatccaggCTAAGGTTTGacagagaacaaaaaaattctgtaaagcaattatccctaaattaaaacataaattaaaaagaaaaaaaaaaagaaagtgagaaggTAACTACAGTACAAGCACTATGTAAGCAGTTTACATGCAACATGTTTGAAAAGTTGTATGGGAACTACTGAAGTCTGGAAATCATCACTTGGCATTTTTCTTATATTCCTGCTACTGCTTTAGATGAGTGAAGAACCATCACACTGCAGCCAGAGAGGTCTCAGGGGGTTTTGTtgggaatttgcctttcttcctaGATAACTGTCCTTAACTTGCAaccctcattctttcccatccCGATAGAAGGAATTCAAGTCAAAAAGCCCAGGGTACCACCATACAGAGACCTCTAGGACACAGAAGCACACAAGCCAATTATTGGGCAAACTCTTCTCTAGAATGTGTTTTTCGTATGGGTTAAGAGCCTTGATGAAGTTTGGGGGGAAGTTTCAGGGATGATATAGAATAATATAACACACAACACCTCGTTGTAGAGGTAACAAAATGGAAGATAATTAAATACGATGAGAAGATACCCCATTTTTAATTCTGGACCTGGCTCTCCTCTTACTCCTTAGCATTTCTTGATTTTTAGAAATTGGTGAATGGTAGCTTCCTGCCTCGTGTACAATGTACTCAGTGGGTATGAGTTCAATTAAGGACAATAAGGCACTTTCCATGGCTGCATCCTTAGAAGCTGCTCTGCTGTATTTTACCTCCATTGAGTCATCCTCAACTGGGGATGAAATGGACCCCTGAGAGAACATTCAGCGACATTTGGACACACTTTTGGTCATAACTAGAGGAAGATTAGTGCTACTTGTAACTTGAGGCCAGGGATGTTGATGAATATCCTGCAGTGTGCAGGCCAACACCCGACAGCCATTATCTGGCTCATACTATCAACAGTGCCAGAGTGGAGAAACTCTGCCTTCTACTAAGTTATCTTCATATCAGAAAACTTTCAAACGAAAAAGACATAGAACCTACTTTAGGAGTGACAATTTGCTAAAGAAGAAACAGCATTCTAGGATGCCATTCAGATGCATTGTATAGGTAAAGAATCTTGCTATAATCCAGCTAGAGGTTCATTCTCACTTAGATTCACCTCTCCTGGATACTCTGCTGTGCCATATTTATTATGACAATTCTTGCTCCAAGAATCCATTTCTTGGGTATTTCAGGATTTCATATGCTCCTTGTAATCATCCCttaatttggtagaattcagagTTCTCTCCTATGGAGAAAAATTCAATGAGCAATCAAATTAAGAGGGGAAAAGGAGAATTTTACACAACCCAAGCTGAGGATTACAACCAGTGAGACAGACTCTAAGAAGCTCTGAAGACTGTTCCGCCTGTTAGACATCAAAGGCACAGTTATACGCATTTTCGAGTTCCAGGATCATACACTGAAATGACATGGTGATAGTTTACATGAAGTTCACCAAGGATACACAGTCCAGGTAAGCACGTACAAAGCGAGCAGCAAGACATCATGACCCCTACAGAGCtgggaaaaaacataaaacttttaagaagttatgttgctgctgttgctgctaagtcgcttcagttgtgtccgactctgtgtgaccctgtagacggcagtccaccaggctcctctgtccctgggattctccaggcaagaagactggagtgggttgtattgCTACcttcagaataaaggaaaaaaaaaacaactttactgTCTTGCAACCACTCCATTTTTGAGGAGCTATGAAAAGCAGAAGCACACTGCACattaggaggaaaggaagaagtccAAAGTGACACAAAGAGAATGTAAAACTGTTTACTTTTTGCTGTCCTGCCTTAAAATACCTTATTTCATCATTCCTGTGTTATATGTATGGCATCATGTGGAAGGCATCATGAAGTGAGGCTTGCTGTGTTTGAATCCTGTATGGATCACCTCACAGAACTGAAAATTGGTGGAAAAAATCTTAGCTTCTCTAAGTAcaacttctccatctataaaaaTGGCAAAACTTAGAACACAGCACTCACAAAGCTGTTTGTAAGGActgaatgcaatggcaccccactccagtactcttgcctggaaaatcccttggacagaggagcctggtaggctgcagtccatggggtcgctgagggtcggacatgactgagtgatttcactttctcttttcactttcatgcattggagaaggaaatggcaacccactccagtgttcttgcctggaaaatcccagggatgggggagcctggtgggctgccatctgtggggtcgtacagagtcggacactactgaagcaacttagcggcagcagcagcagtagcagcagcaaggactgaATGAGCTGATGTATGGAAGGCCCGTCCACAGTGTTTGATACAttataagcactcaataaattccCATTGTCTTTTCACTGGCCAAGAATTCTGTAGCATTTCAGCCTCCAGATTTTGGTGAACGGAATAGGGGAGTGTTACATAGTGGTTGAGAGCATAGACACTGAAGCCAGATTTCCAAGGCTGGAATCCTGACCCTACCATGGACTTGCCTTGTAATGTTAGCAAAGTCCCTTGTATTTTTGTGAgccttcagttttcccatctgtaatatGGGAATCATAAGAGGGATCTTGTAGGTTTGTCTAGAGATTTACTACTTTAACATAGGCTAAGTATTTAGAATATGCCTATTAAACAGTAAGCTCAGATAAGTATAAATTGggctcactttctcttttctattttgaaCTATTGtggttttgaataaaattttgttcttttcttaggACAACAAGTGTTCCTATTAATAACAAAACATTAACATGGGTATACAAGGCCAGAGCTACCACAAGACAGATAATATAATTGTGAAACAGGCAATATTAATTAAACATCAAGGGTGTAGCTCTCAAGATAGTCCTCAGAGTAAAAGTTCACATTTGAGACAACCGAGGACCTAAATTTTTTGTCTGGGAATCAAGCCACCTGTAGCCCTGTTCTGTGATCTTTCTCCAACTTACTTTTTTATTTAGGGGAGCAGTGTCCACCAGGTGGACTCATTTCTTCCATTCCCATAACCTTCTGGAAAAGTGGACACAGGCGGATGTTTAAATTGGATGCTGAATTATCTTCAGTGTGGCATGGAATTGAATTCTAAATTTGGATTTGTGATTTTCCAGGAAAATCACATTCCTGGCACCTATGGCCATGGATGTCAATGACAAACCTGGACATATAAATAGCTGTGGATGGAAACCCTGCAACCTAGTCCCTCGTCCAGAACCGGTGAGCAACCATGAAGACCTTCATCTTTCTGGCTGTCTTGGGAGCCGCTGGTGAGTCTTAACAAATAAGTGATCAGTAGGGGTCTATGACTTTTTTAAGGTTGTACTTTGTACTCTGGAAGCCAACAGTGAATGCCATATATAATCTCTGTACTCAAGAGGCTTAAGATGTTGAAATAACAGTGTATAGTACACATGTCTGTAGACAACTAAATATCATTTGTTGGAGATTATGGAAAGTTGGGGTGATCAGTGTAGAAAGCATCAAGAGGAAGAATCTGCCCTGAATTTCAGGTATGGTCTATGaagtgtgaaaaagaaaagatagtcaACATTAAGGAAATGTTGTTTTGATCTTTAAAAGAATTTGTAGCTAACAATTGGAACAAATGATTACTCTTGAGCTCCTTGAGGCTGTGAATATCTCATCTGAGTCTCCTCTATACTAAAAAGCTTCTTATGAGGGAGCTTAACAGGCAAAGACACTCTATTTCTTATGAATAAAATCTTTGGGCTGGGTTTTACCACATCTTCACTAATGAAATTTTGGAGTAACACAAAGACTATTCAGTTGTTATACTATTCAATGTAATTGTATTCTTCAAACTTATTACAAAATTTCCTCAAATTTGATTattataaatgaattcagtagGCCTACTTATATATCAAAAGTGTCTATCTCAAAGTTAgtttagaaaatatgaacaatggGGCATATAGCATACAATCCCAGATATTTAGAGTTTTTAGGAACCATAGTAAGTCAGTGGTCCAAAATTTACAGTgctgaataaatttaaaatgttggaAACATGATTGGGATGAGGAGAAAGATTGGAGAGAGAAACTTCATAATGTTCTATGAGATTATTTAGTGAATATTTTAGGTGAGAACCAAGAAGAAATTGGGGGAACAAAAGTACAAAACTCCTTATTCTTTTATAGGTCAGAACAACTCAGGTGGCATTTAAGAGTCTGCTTTCTGTTACCTCTTGTGGTGTTTATGCTACACTGAACTCTACAAATAAACACAACCATGGTGACTGCAAAGCTTTATTGAACATATACTTAAATGTCTCCTTAGCAAGGCTTTGTgtcaaaaatattctttatattctcaggTAGTGGGCTTCAAGGCGTTTATTGTGTAAGGAGTctctgatatgtgtgtgtgtatcacatatgtaaaaaaaagaaatcagtataTTGATCAAATGTAAAGCATGCATTAAACATTAATAGTtataataacataaatatttaGCATATGTGTCAAGTGTATGGAGcaataagattttgaaaatagTAATGCTAAAATCACAGATTCTTGATTATGCCTGATAAGAAAAtaggacttatttttttttttctggttcatcTGCAAAACCTTGCTACTGAGTAGAAATTCCACAATGAATCAGTTCTATAAAGAGTTTCCAACTTTCCTCTGTCAGTTGCTTTCCCCGTGGACGATGATGACAAGATCGTGGGCGGCTACACCTGTGGGGCAAATACTGTCCCCTACCAAGTGTCCCTGAACTCTGGCTACCACTTCTGCGGGGGCTCCCTCATCAACAGCCAGTGGGTGGTGTCTGCGGCTCACTGCTACAAGTCGTAAGTAACCAATACTCACAGTGCTCTTCTCCGAGGTCAGGGCATCCTCAACCATGCCAAAGACAATCATGGTGAACTACAGAGTCATGCTTAAGGGGGAGCATTCAGATTCCAAGACCTCACTATCCCCCTACTCCAAGGCACTGTATGCTTTGAGGCACTTACCCACAAAAACATACCCTGAGAGTTCACTGATGTCTTTCCAAATGAGGGCCATAAAGACATAGGAAGAGAAATACTGAGTGATTAAATATACCTAGAGTACCGTAGGAGCTCTAATCATTATGACCCAACCAGGAGAAAAGTGGCAtatggaagaaacaaacaaaggCGATTTCCAGTACAACCTGAAGATAATCACAGCTCATTATGTTCACTTAATACTGTCATATTTCTGAGGCCAGCCACATCTCTGTACAGTAATTGACAATTGCAACTAGATTAATCAACACCATGTCCCTTTTCATCTCCTCTATTGTTGGCATCATTTGGTTCCCATTCCCATACCTAATGAATACAGTACCTGCAATTCAGGGTGGATTCTTCCTCTTAACAGTTTGTACACTGATCACCCCTGCTCCCTGTAATCTTCTCCAACAAATCAGATTTAGTTATCTGCAGACATACGCAGTGCACACTGCTGTTTCAACATCTTAAGCCTCTTGGGTTGTGAGTCTGGCCTTGGACTGACACCTACCTAAGGAATCCTCTACCCTGAACCATACGTGGTAGCGCTACCTTGAATGAACAATgacgtgtgtgtgcgcgcgcgcgcatgcGCACTGTAAGGGCCTTCCCTCTGTGCTTATGCTCAAGACTGGGCTccatggggagggggaggctctCACACTGGAGACTTAGAGAACTTGTCATCTTTTGATCCAGCGGAATCCAAGTGCGTCTGGGAGAAGACAACATTAATGTCGCTGAGGGCAATGAGCAATTCATCAGCGCATCCAAGAGCATCGTCCATCCCAGCTACAACTCAAACACCTTAAACAACGACATCATGCTGATTAAACTGAAATCAGCTGCCAGTCTCAACAGCCGAGTAGCCTCTATCTCTCTGCCAACATCCTGTGCCTCTGCTGGCACCCAGTGTCTCATCTCTGGCTGGGGCAACACCAAAAGCAGTGGCAGTAAGTCTCACGGGGAACACGGTCCCCAGGTCTGAGAATCCTAGAGGTGAAAACCAGGTTCAGGGTCAGGTAGCCCTATGTCACTCAAGGCAGCGTTCCCAGAGGAGAGTGGGGTTCTGTGGAATCTTAGGATATTTAACTGAAATGTGTAGGCTCCGTCTGCTTGACAACACAGAAAGAAAGCACTATGCTAACATTGCCAGACATGCAGCTAAAATATGAATCGTGATTTGCAGAGAAGCAAAGAATGAGGAGGTACGTAGAACAGAGGCTGAGGTTGGAACTGCTCAAAGTACAGCCCTGCTTCAGAAATAAAGTCTCTAGGTTGAAGATATGTGGTCCTGACTCTAGTATTAGTTgttgtgaagtcactcagtcgtgtccgactctttgtgaccccatggactgtagcccaccaggctcctccatccatggaattttctaggcaagagtactggagggggttgccatttccttctccagatactaGTATTAGGGAGAGGACAATTTGCTGACTAAAACCACTTGGAAGACCCTCCAGATAATGGTTGTTCTTCCAAAATAGACGCTACTAGCAATTAGAGGGAAGGAATGGGAATATTGGGAAGATGGGGAGAGGTACTGAGAAAGACATTTCCCAGAATGTATGGGTAATCCTCTTCTCTATTCAATCTCATCCCCAACAGCCAGCTACCCTAATGTCCTGCAGTGTCTGAAGGCTCCCATCCTATCTGACAGCTCTTGCAAAAGTGCCTACCCAGGCCAGATCACCAGCAACATGTTCTGTGCGGGCTACCTGGAGGGCGGAAAGGACTCCTGCCAGGTGAGCTGCTTCATGCTCCTTGTCCTTCAGCTCAGCCTCACGTATCTCCACCCCAGTTCCTGAAACTCAGAACATTAAAACGTTGTCTCTGGGACTGATCATGAAGGCTCAGGATAGGCTGGGGAAAAATAACAAGTTTTCTTTTTGCCGTGTTAATGGTTAAGGTTCAGGGGAAAAGATATACAGATCTTGTGCAAACAGTATATCCTGGTGCCCTTCTGAGGAAGAATATAGGAGCAGAGAACTttgaaaggagcctggctggatgGGCAGCATCGAACTTCCCGTTCCTCATCTCTTCTTGGCCTCACAGACCTGCAGTTGAggaaaaaggggagagagaaggagggaggagaagaatAGGAGTACAGTGTGGAGAATGAGAGTTGATTTCCCTGGGAAAGAGTTGGGCTCATGGAGGATCAGCATTTGGAAACGTGGTCCCCGGGGAAAGGAGGAACGCCTTTGAGCCTTTCTCCCCTCTGGGCAGAGCTGTGGGTTGTAACTGGCTCTTCCTTCTCACCCAGGGTGACTCCGGTGGCCCTGTGGTCTGCAGTGGAAAGCTCCAGGGCATTGTCTCCTGGGGCTATGGCTGCGCTCAGAAAAACAAGCCTGGTGTCTACACCAAGGTCTGCAACTACGTGAGCTGGATTAAGCAGAC from Bos mutus isolate GX-2022 chromosome 4, NWIPB_WYAK_1.1, whole genome shotgun sequence includes the following:
- the LOC102269813 gene encoding serine protease 1; amino-acid sequence: MKTFIFLAVLGAAVAFPVDDDDKIVGGYTCGANTVPYQVSLNSGYHFCGGSLINSQWVVSAAHCYKSGIQVRLGEDNINVAEGNEQFISASKSIVHPSYNSNTLNNDIMLIKLKSAASLNSRVASISLPTSCASAGTQCLISGWGNTKSSGSNYPNVLQCLKAPILSDSSCKSAYPGQITSNMFCAGYLEGGKDSCQGDSGGPVVCSGKLQGIVSWGYGCAQKNKPGVYTKVCNYVSWIKQTIASN